The sequence TTCCGGCCAGATGCAACTGCCGTTCGTGCTCCAGTCCGCCGAGGTGATGAAGACCGCGGTGGCCCACCTGGAGCCGCACATGGAGAAGACCGACGACGAGGGCAAGGGCACCATCGTGCTGGCCACCGTGCGCGGCGACGTGCACGACATCGGCAAGAACCTCGTCGACATCATCCTCTCCAACAACGGCTACACCGTGGTCAACCTCGGTATCAAGCAGCCCGTCTCCGCGATCCTCGAAGCCGCCCAGGAACACCGCGCCGACGTCATCGGCATGTCGGGCCTGCTGGTCAAGTCCACGGTGATCATGAAGGAGAACCTGGAGGAGCTCAACCAGCGCAAGATGGCCGCCGACTACCCGGTCATCCTCGGCGGCGCCGCCCTGACCCGGGCGTACGTCGAGCAGGACCTCCACGAGATCTACGACGGCGAGGTCCGCTACGCCCGCGACGCGTTCGAGGGCCTGCGCCTGATGGACGCGTTGATCGGGGTCAAGCGCGGGGTACCGGGCGCCGTGCTGCCCGAGCTGAAGCAGCGCCGGGTCAGGGCCAACGCCCAGCCGGTCGTCGAGGAACGCCCCGAGGAGGGCGCCGCCCGCTCCGACGTGGCCGTCGACAACCCCGTCCCCGAGCCCCCCTTCTGGGGCACCCGCGTCATCAAGGGCATCCAGCTCAAGGAGTACGCGTCCTGGCTCGACGAGGGCGCGCTGTTCAAGGGCCAGTGGGGCCTCAAGCAGGCCCGCACGGGCGACGGGCCGACGTACGAGGAGCTGGTGGAGACCGAGGGCAGGCCGCGGCTGCGCGGCCTCCTGGACCAGTTGCAGACGGGAAACCTGCTCGAAGCGGCCGTCGTCTACGGCTACTTCCCCTGCGTCTCCAAGGACGACGACCTGATCCTCCTCGACGACCAGGGCAACGAGCGCACCCGCTTCACCTTCCCGCGCCAGCGCCGTGGCCGCCGGCTGTGCCTGGCCGACTTCTTCCGGCCCGAGGAGTCCGGCGAGACGGACGTCGTCGGCCTCCAGATCGTCACCGTCGGCAACCGGATCGGTGAGGAGACGGCCAAGCTCTTCGAGGCGAACGCTTACCGCGACTACCTCGAACTGCACGGCCTGTCCGTCCAGCTGGCCGAGGCGCTGGCCGAGTACTGGCACGCACGCGTGCGCTCCGAACTCGGCTTCGCGGGGGAGGACCCGGCTGACGTCGAGGACATGTTCGCGCTCAAGTACCGCGGCGCCCGCTTCTCCCTCGGCTACGGCGCCTGCCCCGACCTGGAGGACCGTGCGAAGATCGCCCGCCTCCTGGAGCCCGAGCGCATCGGCGTCCACCTCTCGGAGGAGTTCCAGCTCCACCCGGAACAGTCCACGGACGCCATCGTCATCCACCACCCGGAAGCGAAGTACTTCAACGCCCGTTGAGAACTTCTTGAGGGACGCGGCAACCGGTGCATGACCGGGGTGCGGGCGCGTGAGGGCCGGCCGCGCAGTTCCCCACGCCCCTGACGGGGCACAGCCCCGCCTACAGGGGCGCGGGGAACGGCGCAATCTTTTTAGGGGCGCGGGGAACGGCGCGAGCAACCACAACGCCCCGTCAGCCGACCAACCCCCAAGCCCCCCAGCCCCCCGCAGGGGACCCGCCCAGATCCGAGAGGCGCCCGCGCGAGCACCGACGTACACTGGTCGGTCCAGTGCAGGCCGGTTCCCCAGGAGGGAACCGGCCTTCTCGTCCCTTACACGGAGGTGCGCCTATGACCAGTACGGTCCCCCCACCAGGCACCCGGACGGCCGAAAGCTCCACGCTCCAGGCCGTACTCCTCGACATGGACGGCACCCTGGTGGACACCGAGGGCTTCTGGTGGGACGCCGAGGTCGAGGTGTTCGCCCAGCTCGGCCACCGGCTGGACGATTCCTGGCGCCACGTGGTGGTGGGCGGCCCCATGACCCGCAGCGCCGCCTTCCTCATCGAGGCCACCGGCGCCACGATCACCCTGTCCGAGCTCACGGTGCTGCTGAACGACGGGTTCGAGAACCGCATCGCCCGGAGCCTGCCGCTGATGCCGGGCGCCGCGAGACTCCTGGCAGAGCTCGCCGCACACGGCGTCCCCACCGCGCTGGTCTCCGCCTCCCACCGCCGCATCATCGACCGCGTCCTGCTCTCGCTCGGCGCCCAGAACTTCGCCCTGACCGTCGCAGGCGACGAGGTGGAACGCACCAAGCCCTTCCCCGACCCGTATCTGATCGCGGCCGCCGGACTCGGCGCGGATCCGGCCAGGTGCGCGGTCATCGAGGACACCGCGACGGGCGTGGCCGCGGCCGAGGCGGCGGGCTGCCACGTCGTGGCCGTACCCTCCGTGGCCCCGATCGCACCGGCAACGGGGAGGACCGTCGTTCAGTCCCTCGAACAGGTCGACCTGACTTTTCTGCGAGGGCTGATGACGGAAAAGCGCTAATCGTTCACCCACGGTGCACGAGCGAATGCGAAAAACTACGTGGTCACAGCACCGGAATAATTCGATCATCCGGCGCGCGCATCGGATGGCCGAATTCCGGTACTCCCACACACGGTTGAAGGTGTGACGTTCGCCACTGTGGAGGGGGTCGACAGAGTGCTTCCAGTGTGTCTGGGAAGCCTTTGTAGTGGTCACGGGCGTGCCCTTGTGTCCCGATTCGTGGAACGCTGTACTAATCATTCCGCTGTCGGTTTTTCGGTGCGTCCACAGCCGGTTTCGCAGCGTGATGGGAACTCAACTCCGGTACCTGTGAACCGTCCTGCCGGTGCCGACTAATCTCATCGCGAGAACATCGCCGTAACCCCGTGACTTAACCCCGTGGCCCGACCGCAACACCCCGGCCTGCCGGGCCCGTGGGATCAACAGCTCTGGAGAACTTCGAGCATGAACCGTAAGCCTTTGGTGCTGCCGGCCGCGATCGGTCTGCTCGCCTCTGTCCTCGCCGCGTGCGGCGGCTCCGACAGTGGGGGCGACGGCGGCGACGCGATCGTCGTCGGTACCACCGACCGGTTCTCTGCCTCGAAGGAGACACCGGCCCCGTTCGACCCGGCCTACGCGTACGACGTCGGCGCCTGGAACGTCCTGCGCCAGACCGTCCAGACGCTGATGGCCATGCCCAACGGCGGCGGTGACCCGACTCCGGAGGCCGCCGAGGAGTGCGGATTCACCGACTCCGGCAACGAGCGGTACACCTGCACGCTGCGCAAGGACCTCAAGTTCTCCAACGGCGACCCGGTCACCGCCGAGGACGTGAAGTTCTCCATCGACCGCGCGCTGCAGATCAAGGCCGACACGGAGGTCTACGCCCTGCTGTCGACCGTCGACACCGTCGAGACCAAGGGCGACCGCGAGGTGATCTTCCACCTCAAGAGCGCCGACGCCACCTTCCCGTTCAAGCTGACCACGCCGGTCGCGGGCATCGTGAACCCCAAGGACTACGCCAAGAACAAGCTGCGGAACGGCCTCGATGTCAGCGGCTCCGGCCCGTACAGCCTCAAGGCCGAGACCAAGGGCGACGACGTCACCAAGGTCGTCTTCACCAAGAACCCCTACTACCAGGGGATCTCGGACATCAAGAACGACAAGGTCGAGCTGCGGTCCTTCGAGGACGCGGACGCCATGGGCGCCGCGATCGACAAGGGCGACATCGACATGATGACCCGCACCATGTCGCCTGCCCAGATCAAGAAGCTGCAGAACGCCAAGGACAGCGACATCGACGTGATCGAGCAGCCCGGGCTGGAGATCCGTTACATCGGCTTCGACGTCGAGAAGCCGACGCTGAAGGACAAGGCGGTCCGCCAGGCGGTCGCCCACGTCGTCAACCGCGGCGAACTGACCTCCAAGGTGTACGGCTCGGGCGCCGACCCGCTGTACTCGATGGTCCCGGCCACCGTCACCGGCCACGCCAACTCGTTCTTCAACGAGTACGGCGAGCCGAGCGTCGCCAAGGCCAAGGCGCTCCTCACCGCGGCGAACATCACGACGCCGGTGAAGTTCACGATGAACTACACGACGGACCACTACGGCTCCGCCACCAAGACCGAGTTCGAGACGCTGCAGAAGCAGCTCAACGAAACGGGCCTCTTCGACGTCGACATCAAGGGCGAGAAGTGGGACACCTACCGCCCCAAGCAGCGTGAGGGCAAGTTCGCCGTCTACGGCATGGGCTGGTTCCCCGACTTCCCGGACGCGGAGACCTTCCTGACGCCGTTCCTGGACAAGGACAACACCATCGCGTCGCCGTACGTGAACAAGCGCATCCGGGAGAACCTGATCCCGGAGTCCCGCCGCGAGGCCGACCGGCTCACCGCCTCGAAGAGCATCGAGGAGATCCAGAGCATCGTCGCCGACGACGTCCCGCTGCTGCCGCTGTGGCAGGGCAAGCAGTATGTCGCCGTACGGGACGACATCACCGGCGCCGAGTACGCGATCAACTCCTCGGCGACCCTGCAGCTGTGGGAGCTGGGCCGCGGAGTGGGCAGCAACTGACGCTCGGCGAAAACGACATGGCCGGTCCCGCCGTCGAGGCGGGGCCGGCCATTCGCTTGCTCCCCGGCCGCGGCCCGCGCACACGAGAGATGGCCGCCCCCTTCGACCGGGGGCGGCCATCTCTCGTCAGTACCGCTGCGGCGCGCGCCCGGTCACTGCGCGCCGGGGCGCACCAGACCACTCTCGTACGCGTACACCGCGGCCTGCACGCGGTCCCGCAGCCCCAGTTTCGTCAGGACGTGGCCCACGTGCGTCTTCACCGTGGTCTCGCTGACGAACAGGTCCGCCGCGATCTCCGCGTTCGACAACCCGCGGGCCACCAGCTTCAGCACCTCGACCTCACGCTCGGTCAGCGTGTGCAGGGTGTCGGGCACCGGCTCGTCGCCCGAGGGCAGATGGCCCGCGTACTTGTCGAGCAGCCGACGGGTGATGCTCGGCGCCAGCATGGCCTCGCCCGCGGCCACCACCCGGATCGCCTGCACCAACTCGTTGGCCGGGGCGTCCTTCAGGAGGAAACCACTGGCCCCGGCACGCAGGGCCTCCACCACGTACTCGTCGAGGTCGAAGGTCGTCAGGACCAGCACCTTCGCCGGACCGTCCCGGCCGGGGCCGGTGATCTGCCGGGTCGCCTCGACACCGTCCATCCTCGGCATACGGATGTCCATCAGCACCACATCGGGCTGCAGGGCACGGACCTGATCGATCGCCTGGAGACCGTCACCGGCCTCGCCGACGACCGCAATGTCCTGCTCCGCCTCCAGGATCATCCGGAAACCGGTGCGCAACAGCGGCTGGTCGTCGACGAGTAGGACGCGGATGGCCACGTGAGTCTCCTTCGCTAGTCCGGGCCCATTCTGCCCTGCGGGAGTCACGCGGCACGCCCGCGGGGCACCGCGGCCACCCCTGCGCTCAGGCCTCGCCGGACCCGGGCTCCCGCACCGGCAGCGGGTACGGCGGGGGAGTACCGCCGAATTCCGGACAGACCGCCTGGTGATCGCACCAGCCGCAGAGCTTGGTGGGCCGCGGGCGCCAGTCACCGGTCTCCGTGGCGAGCCGGATCGCCTCCCACAGCGAGTGCAACTTGCGCTCCACCCGCTCCAGATCGGCCGGCACCGGGTCGTACGTCAGCACGTCGCCGCTGCCCAGGTAGACGAGCTGGAGTCGGCGCGGGACGACCTGTTTCAGCCGCCACACCACCAGGGCGTAGAACTTCATCTGGAACAGGGCGCCCTCCGCGTACTCCGGACGCGGGGCCTTGCCCGTCTTGTAGTCGACGATCCGCACCTCGCCGGAGGGCGCCACGTCGACACGGTCGATGATGCCCCGCAGCTTCAGGCCCGAGTCGAGCTGCGCCTCCACGAACAGCTCACGCTCGGCCGGTTCGAGACGGGTCGGGTCCTCCAGGGTGAACCAGCGCTCGACCAGCCGCTCCGCCTCGCCGAGCCAGCGCGCCAGCTTCTCGCCCGCGGCCTCCTCGTCCGAGTCCGTGAACAGCTCGGCCAGCTCGGGCTTCGCCTCCCGCAGCCGGTCCCACTGACCGGGGATCAGCGACTTGGCGCGCGGCGCGGTCCGCTCGGTGGCGGGGGAGTCGAAGAGCCGCTCAAGGACCGCGTGCACCAGCGTCCCGCGCGTCGCCGCCTCGCTCGGCTTCTCGGGCAGCTTGTCGATCACCCGGAACCGGTACAGCAACGGACACTGCATGAAGTCCCCGGCCCGTGAGGGCGACAACGAGGCCGGAGCCACGGCAACCCTGATCCGGCCCGACGAACCTCCCTCGGCGCCGTCGGCCGCCGGGGCGACCGCGGGCTCGACGGCGGCCCCCGCCCGCTCGGCCGCCGGGTCGGCGGGCCGGGGCAGCGCGGCCCCTGGCTGCCCGGCCGGAGAGGTCACGGGCGGCGCGGCCACGACGTCGGACGGCTGGACCGCGTCGTCCGCCGGTACGGCCTCGGAGCCGGGCCGGGCAACGCCGTCGGTGCTGGTTTCCATGACGACAGACCTTACGGCTCGCCACTGACACCGCGACACACGGTGACCTGCGTGCCGTGCGCCCGCCCGGGAAACGGAGGGGGTGCCGGGGCCGAACACGCCGCGACGGCCGCATACCATCGACCACAAGACCTCTCGCGTGCATGATCGCGAGCGGGACACGCGTCGAACGAGGGGACATCGTGGACGAGAGCGGCGGGAGCGGGCAGCCGCGATCCGGTACTGACGAGGCGGACGAGCACCGCACGGGTCAGCCGGGACCCGGCGACCCGGCGACCACGACGGCCAGGCCGCCCTCCGACCAGCAGCCGCACGAAGCCGACACCGCGGCGGAACCGGCGGCCCCGGCCCGCCCCGAACCGACGGACGGCACGGAGCCCGTACGCCTCCACAAGGCGCCCGGAACCGGCAGCACCCAGGCCCCGGCTCCGCCCCCGGCTCCGGCGGAAGAGGGACCGGCCGGCCACGCCCCCGGCGGACAGCCGCACGACACCCACAAGCCGGACGCCCACAAGCCGGACGCCCACCAGCCCGAGGTCCACAGGTCCGAGGCCCACACCACCCCGGCGCCCGGCGGCAAGAAGGGCCCCGCCCCCCGCCGCCCCAAGGAACCCGGCGGCGGCCTCCTCATGGGACGCCCCTTCGGCGTACCCGTGTACGTGGCACCCAGCTGGTTCCTCGTCGCCGCACTCATCACCTGGGTCTTCGGCGGCCAGCTCGACCGCGTCCTGCCCGAGCTGGGCATGGCCCGCTACCTCGTCTCGCTCTTCTTCGCCGTCGCCTTCTACGCCTCCGTACTCGTCCACGAACTGGCGCACACGGTCGCGGCCCTGCGCTTCGGGCTCCCCGTGCGCCGGATCCAGCTGCAGTTCTTCGGCGGCGTCTCCGAGATCGAGAAGGAATCCGAGACACCCGGACGCGAGTTCGTCCTCGCCTTCGTCGGCCCACTGCTCTCGCTCATCCTCAGCGGCCTCTTCTACCTCGCCCTCCAGACCGTCGAACCCGGCACCGTCCCCGGCGTCCTCCTGGGCGGCCTGATGATCTCCAACCTGATCGTCGCCGCGTTCAACCTGCTCCCCGGCCTGCCCCTCGACGGGGGCCGCATGCTCAGGGCCGTCGTCTGGAAGATCACCGGCAAACCGATGAGCGGCACCGTCGCCGCCGCCTGGGTCGGCCGCGCCCTCGCGATCTCCGTACTCATCGGACTGCCCCTGCTCACCCACTCCGGCGGCCTCGGCACCGACGCCGAGGACATCGGCGGCATGGACACCGTCATGGACGCCCTGCTCGCCGCGATCCTCGCCGCGATCATCTGGACCGGCGCCGGGAACAGCCTGCGCGTGGCCCGTCTGCGGGAACACCTGCCCGAGCTGAGAGCCCGCGCCCTCACCCGGCGCGCGGTCCCCGTCGAGACCCACACCCCGCTCTCCGAAGCACTGCGCCGCGCCAACGAGGCCGGCGCCCGCGCCCTGGTCGTGGTGGACGCCGACGGCGACCCCCTCTCGCTCGTCCGCGAGGCCGCCATCGTGGGCGTACCGGAACACCGCCGCCCCTGGGTCGCCGTCAGCGGCCTCGCCCAGGACCTGACGGACGGCATGCGCGTCTCCGCCGAACTGGCCGGCGAGGACCTCCTGGAAGTACTGCGCGCGACCCCGGCGACCGAATACCTCGTGGTGGAGGACTCCGGCGAGATCTACGGAGTCCTCTCGGCGGCGGACGTCGAGAAGGCCTTCGTCAAGGCAATGGCCCGCCCGAGCTGAGCCCGGCCCCCGGGGCGCCCTCCAGGGGCGCGGGGCCGTCTCGACATGCGGCTCCGCCGCGTGGGCGCGACCAGCCACGACGCACCTGCGGTGAGCCACGCTCCGGAGCACAGCGAGCCCCTGGTCGGCCCCCTCCGCAATCGCCGGTAGGGTAAGTGACATGTCCGAACCGACCGGTGCCGCCCGCCGACGCGGGCCCTTCAAGGTCGGGGACCAGGTACAGCTGACCGACCCCAAGGGCCGCCACTACACGTTCACGCTCGAAGCGGGGAAGAACTTCCACACCCACAAGGGTTCCTTCCCGCACGACGAGCTGATCGGCGCACCCGAGGGCAGCGTTGTCCGCACCACGGGGAACGTCGCCTATCTGGCGCTGCGCCCCCTGCTCCCCGACTACGTCCTGTCCATGCCCCGCGGCGCCGCCGTGGTCTACCCCAAGGACGCGGGGCAGATCCTGTCCTTCGCCGACATCTTCCCCGGCGCACGCGTCGTGGAAGCCGGCGTGGGCTCCGGCTCCCTCAGCACCTTCCTGCTCCGCGCCGTCGGCGACCAGGGAATGCTGCACTCGTACGAGCGCCGCGAGGACTTCGCCGAGATCGCCCAGCAGAACGTGGAGCGCTACTTCGGTGGCCCCCACCCCGCCTGGCAGCTCACCGTCGGCGACCTCCAGGACAACCTGTCGGACACCGAGGTGGACCGTGTCGTCCTCGACATGCTGGCCCCCTGGGAGTGCCTGGAGGCCGTCTCCAAGGCGCTCGTCCCCGGCGGCATCGTCTGCTGCTACGTGGCCACCACCACCCAGCTCGCACGGACCGTCGAGTCCATCCGCGAGATCGGCTGCTTCAACGAGCCGACCGCCTGGGAGTCGATGGTCCGCAACTGGCACATCGAGGGCCTGGCCGTCCGCCCCGACCACCGGATGATCGGCCACACCGGCTTCCTGCTCACCGCCCGCCGCCTCGCGGACGGCGTCGAGCCGCCCATGCGCCGCCGCCGCCCCTCCAAGGGCGCGTACGGCGACGACTACACCGGACCGAACGCCGACGGGGGCGCCGCCGGCCGCTGACCCGGCCCCTGCCGCACACAACGCGAAAGCACCGTGGCCGAGTTCCCGAGGACCCCTCGGGAACTCGGCCACAGCTCTTTTCCCCTGACGATCCGCCAGTACCCCGCACCCCACCGTTCCCTCGCGGTGTGACGTGTGGCACCATGCTGGCCACCCCACCGGCACAGCCCTCACAGGAGACACTTCCTAGTGCAGCAATCCGCCGTCCCGGAACTGGCCCACACGAACACCCGCCCGATCCACTGGGTCGCCACGGCGGCGGCGCTCGCCGCGGTCGTCGCGGCCTCCGGCTTCCTGCAACCCGACGAGGCCACGGCCGCCCAGCACGGCACCGAGGCGAAGAGCGCCCCGGTGGCCACGACACCCCCCGACCCGGCCCGCGCCGACTTCCCCCTGGACTGCGGCCCCGCGAAGGTCCTCGTCCAGAAGAAGGCCTCGGGCGACCTCGACGGGGACGGCCTCCCCGAGACGGTCGC is a genomic window of Streptomyces sp. NBC_00414 containing:
- a CDS encoding HAD family phosphatase; amino-acid sequence: MTSTVPPPGTRTAESSTLQAVLLDMDGTLVDTEGFWWDAEVEVFAQLGHRLDDSWRHVVVGGPMTRSAAFLIEATGATITLSELTVLLNDGFENRIARSLPLMPGAARLLAELAAHGVPTALVSASHRRIIDRVLLSLGAQNFALTVAGDEVERTKPFPDPYLIAAAGLGADPARCAVIEDTATGVAAAEAAGCHVVAVPSVAPIAPATGRTVVQSLEQVDLTFLRGLMTEKR
- a CDS encoding ABC transporter substrate-binding protein; its protein translation is MNRKPLVLPAAIGLLASVLAACGGSDSGGDGGDAIVVGTTDRFSASKETPAPFDPAYAYDVGAWNVLRQTVQTLMAMPNGGGDPTPEAAEECGFTDSGNERYTCTLRKDLKFSNGDPVTAEDVKFSIDRALQIKADTEVYALLSTVDTVETKGDREVIFHLKSADATFPFKLTTPVAGIVNPKDYAKNKLRNGLDVSGSGPYSLKAETKGDDVTKVVFTKNPYYQGISDIKNDKVELRSFEDADAMGAAIDKGDIDMMTRTMSPAQIKKLQNAKDSDIDVIEQPGLEIRYIGFDVEKPTLKDKAVRQAVAHVVNRGELTSKVYGSGADPLYSMVPATVTGHANSFFNEYGEPSVAKAKALLTAANITTPVKFTMNYTTDHYGSATKTEFETLQKQLNETGLFDVDIKGEKWDTYRPKQREGKFAVYGMGWFPDFPDAETFLTPFLDKDNTIASPYVNKRIRENLIPESRREADRLTASKSIEEIQSIVADDVPLLPLWQGKQYVAVRDDITGAEYAINSSATLQLWELGRGVGSN
- a CDS encoding RecB family exonuclease encodes the protein METSTDGVARPGSEAVPADDAVQPSDVVAAPPVTSPAGQPGAALPRPADPAAERAGAAVEPAVAPAADGAEGGSSGRIRVAVAPASLSPSRAGDFMQCPLLYRFRVIDKLPEKPSEAATRGTLVHAVLERLFDSPATERTAPRAKSLIPGQWDRLREAKPELAELFTDSDEEAAGEKLARWLGEAERLVERWFTLEDPTRLEPAERELFVEAQLDSGLKLRGIIDRVDVAPSGEVRIVDYKTGKAPRPEYAEGALFQMKFYALVVWRLKQVVPRRLQLVYLGSGDVLTYDPVPADLERVERKLHSLWEAIRLATETGDWRPRPTKLCGWCDHQAVCPEFGGTPPPYPLPVREPGSGEA
- a CDS encoding site-2 protease family protein; the protein is MDESGGSGQPRSGTDEADEHRTGQPGPGDPATTTARPPSDQQPHEADTAAEPAAPARPEPTDGTEPVRLHKAPGTGSTQAPAPPPAPAEEGPAGHAPGGQPHDTHKPDAHKPDAHQPEVHRSEAHTTPAPGGKKGPAPRRPKEPGGGLLMGRPFGVPVYVAPSWFLVAALITWVFGGQLDRVLPELGMARYLVSLFFAVAFYASVLVHELAHTVAALRFGLPVRRIQLQFFGGVSEIEKESETPGREFVLAFVGPLLSLILSGLFYLALQTVEPGTVPGVLLGGLMISNLIVAAFNLLPGLPLDGGRMLRAVVWKITGKPMSGTVAAAWVGRALAISVLIGLPLLTHSGGLGTDAEDIGGMDTVMDALLAAILAAIIWTGAGNSLRVARLREHLPELRARALTRRAVPVETHTPLSEALRRANEAGARALVVVDADGDPLSLVREAAIVGVPEHRRPWVAVSGLAQDLTDGMRVSAELAGEDLLEVLRATPATEYLVVEDSGEIYGVLSAADVEKAFVKAMARPS
- a CDS encoding tRNA (adenine-N1)-methyltransferase → MSEPTGAARRRGPFKVGDQVQLTDPKGRHYTFTLEAGKNFHTHKGSFPHDELIGAPEGSVVRTTGNVAYLALRPLLPDYVLSMPRGAAVVYPKDAGQILSFADIFPGARVVEAGVGSGSLSTFLLRAVGDQGMLHSYERREDFAEIAQQNVERYFGGPHPAWQLTVGDLQDNLSDTEVDRVVLDMLAPWECLEAVSKALVPGGIVCCYVATTTQLARTVESIREIGCFNEPTAWESMVRNWHIEGLAVRPDHRMIGHTGFLLTARRLADGVEPPMRRRRPSKGAYGDDYTGPNADGGAAGR
- a CDS encoding response regulator, yielding MAIRVLLVDDQPLLRTGFRMILEAEQDIAVVGEAGDGLQAIDQVRALQPDVVLMDIRMPRMDGVEATRQITGPGRDGPAKVLVLTTFDLDEYVVEALRAGASGFLLKDAPANELVQAIRVVAAGEAMLAPSITRRLLDKYAGHLPSGDEPVPDTLHTLTEREVEVLKLVARGLSNAEIAADLFVSETTVKTHVGHVLTKLGLRDRVQAAVYAYESGLVRPGAQ